Proteins encoded together in one Salvelinus fontinalis isolate EN_2023a unplaced genomic scaffold, ASM2944872v1 scaffold_0015, whole genome shotgun sequence window:
- the LOC129842124 gene encoding SKI family transcriptional corepressor 1 homolog-B-like isoform X1: MESNPSLLPVTRDSSSSPPSSKQDLPTFNPNLKPNQVSETALYGIPIVCLVLDGQERLCLAQISNTLLKNYSYNEIHNRRVALGITCVQCTPVQLEILRRAGAMPISSRRCGMITKREAERLCKSFLGAHNPPKLPENFAFDVSHECAWGSRGNFIPARYNSSRAKCIKCSFCNMYFSPNKFIFHSHRTPESKYTQPDAANFNSWRRHLKLTDKGSPDDVAHAWEDVKAMFNGGSRKRTLPVHGHGSERSFPLKPHQGPSNLSRRDSPEIPPKILRCEDNRGGMGSMSTSCSYPVIPVPSKSFGMLQNVKIPPPLYPHPYGFPAFGLLQKKDDGAVMGEGQNKAHLSGVFSWPSTKDSAYHSFPMFWPTAGGLTMPPYPQPQHKPHSELLCARQSDLDASEQSDRSSNTPRDSLMDSDQCSSTQSTRNEDDKFGDEARLMDCIRPVLPRKISYVSAFRPVIKDAESIAKLYGNRGSYNGARAGYLSPDFLSESSSYRSMSPGSVDSVGETDVDVETNKSQEDEESLPHTIEVSKSPLVPVLNLAQDASLNCPESKSAPEQAAVVDSQRMNLPLHVVLSLDRERQENKTTSFVEIYSPDRSDMQQRRSPYAFGSATNYHKDTVESKDDSVSREEPSSTMEEIEAKSYNGQSGEESPRVAPNEGEATHNVSRVLQTQKDIEKLAKEELQRQLVEQVEQRKKLEREFQHLKNNFHHQMKRELSYREEMVQQLHIVREAHDALQHFSCKMLTPRHCTGTCSFKPPR, translated from the exons ATGGAGTCTAATCCTAGTCTGCTACCTGTGACACGGGATTCCAGCTCTTCTCCGCCGAGCTCCAAACAGGACCTCCCAACATTCAACCCCAACCTGAAACCCAACCAGGTCAGCGAGACCGCGCTGTATGGAATACCCATAGTCTGCCTGGTGCTGGACGGCCAGGAGAGACTGTGCCTGGCGCAAATCTCCAACACTCTGCTGAAAAACTACAGCTATAACGAGATCCATAACCGGCGTGTGGCTCTGGGCATCACCTGCGTGCAATGCACCCCGGTCCAGCTGGAGATTCTGAGGCGTGCGGGCGCCATGCCCATCTCCTCGAGGCGCTGCGGGATGATTACAAAGCGCGAGGCCGAGAGGCTTTGTAAATCGTTTCTCGGAGCTCACAACCCTCCAAAATTACCGGAAAACTTCGCGTTTGATGTGTCCCACGAGTGCGCGTGGGGGAGCCGTGGTAACTTTATACCAGCCAGGTACAACAGCTCCCGAGCCAAGTGCATCAAATGCTCTTTCTGTAATATGTATTTTTCTCCCAATAAGTTCATATTTCACTCTCACCGCACACCAGAGTCAAAGTACACCCAGCCAGACGCAGCTAACTTTAACTCCTGGAGGAGGCACCTCAAACTGACTGACAAAGGCTCACCTGACGACGTGGCACATGCATGGGAGGACGTGAAGGCCATGTTCAACGGGGGCAGCCGGAAGAGGACGCTGCCCGTGCACGGTCACGGCTCTGAGCGTTCCTTTCCATTGAAACCACATCAAGGACCTAGCAACCTCTCCCGGAGAGACTCACCGGAGATCCCCCCTAAAATCCTCCGCTGCGAGGACAACCGGGGAGGCATGGGGAGTATGAGTACCTCGTGCAGCTATCCGGTTATCCCGGTGCCCAGTAAGAGCTTCGGTATGTTGCAGAATGTGAAGATTCCTCCGCCGCTTTACCCACATCCCTACGGGTTCCCGGCATTCGGGTTGTTACAGAAAAAGGATGACGGTGCTGTGATGGGAGAAGGGCAGAACAAAGCCCACCTCTCCGGGGTCTTCTCCTGGCCTAGCACCAAGGACAGCGCCTACCACTCTTTCCCCATGTTCTGGCCTACTGCAGGTGGCCTGACCATGCCCCCCTACCCCCAGCCCCAGCACAAACCGCACTCGGAGCTCCTGTGCGCCAGACAGAGTGATCTGGATGCATCCGAGCAGAGTGACAGAAGTAGCAACACTCCGAGGGACAGTCTGATGGACAGTGACCAGTGCTCTAGCACACAGTCCACCCGGAATGAGGACGACAAGTTTGGCGATGAGGCGAGGCTAATGGACTGTATAAGGCCAGTTCTACCACGGAAGATTAGCTACGTATCTGCATTCAGACCCGTCATCAAAGACGCGGAAAGTATAGCCAAACTTTACGGTAACCGGGGGTCGTACAACGGGGCTCGAGCTGGCTACCTGTCACCAGATTTCCTGAGCGAGAGCTCGAGTTACAGGTCCATGTCCCCCGGAAGCGTGGACAGTGTGGGAGAGACGGATGTGGATGTTGAAACCAATAAATCACAAGAGGATGAGGAGTCACTTCCGCACACCATTGAGGTCAGCAAGAGCCCCCTTGTTCCGGTTCTAAACTTGGCACAGGATGCTTCACTAAACTGCCCAGAATCCAAATCGGCGCCAGAGCAGGCGGCTGTGGTCGACTCACAGAGGATGAATCTACCTCTACACGTGGTACTGtctttagacagagagagacaggagaacaagaCCACGTCTTTTGTTGAA ATATATTCACCGGACAGGAGTGATATGCAACAAAGGAGAAGTCCATATGCTTTTGGTTCAGCAACGAATTACCATAAAGATACTGTGGAATCGAAAG ACGACAGTGTCAGTAGAGAGGAGCCGTCTTCGACAATGGAGGAGATTGAAGCGAAGTCTTATAACGGCCAAAGCGGCGAGGAGAGCCCGAGAGTAGCCCCGAATGAGG gcGAGGCAACGCACAATGTTAGCAGAGTATTACAAACTCAGAAAGACATAGAAAAACTGGCAAAAG AGGAATTGCAGAGACAGCTCGTTGAGCAAGTGGAGCAAAGGAAGAAATTGGAACGAGAATTCCAACATttaaaaa ATAATTTCCATCATCAGATGAAAAGGGAGCTGTCTTACAGGGAAGAGATGGTTCAGCAGCTTCATATTGTCAGAG
- the LOC129842124 gene encoding SKI family transcriptional corepressor 1 homolog-B-like isoform X2: protein MESNPSLLPVTRDSSSSPPSSKQDLPTFNPNLKPNQVSETALYGIPIVCLVLDGQERLCLAQISNTLLKNYSYNEIHNRRVALGITCVQCTPVQLEILRRAGAMPISSRRCGMITKREAERLCKSFLGAHNPPKLPENFAFDVSHECAWGSRGNFIPARYNSSRAKCIKCSFCNMYFSPNKFIFHSHRTPESKYTQPDAANFNSWRRHLKLTDKGSPDDVAHAWEDVKAMFNGGSRKRTLPVHGHGSERSFPLKPHQGPSNLSRRDSPEIPPKILRCEDNRGGMGSMSTSCSYPVIPVPSKSFGMLQNVKIPPPLYPHPYGFPAFGLLQKKDDGAVMGEGQNKAHLSGVFSWPSTKDSAYHSFPMFWPTAGGLTMPPYPQPQHKPHSELLCARQSDLDASEQSDRSSNTPRDSLMDSDQCSSTQSTRNEDDKFGDEARLMDCIRPVLPRKISYVSAFRPVIKDAESIAKLYGNRGSYNGARAGYLSPDFLSESSSYRSMSPGSVDSVGETDVDVETNKSQEDEESLPHTIEVSKSPLVPVLNLAQDASLNCPESKSAPEQAAVVDSQRMNLPLHVVLSLDRERQENKTTSFVEIYSPDRSDMQQRRSPYAFGSATNYHKDTVESKDDSVSREEPSSTMEEIEAKSYNGQSGEESPRVAPNEGEATHNVSRVLQTQKDIEKLAKEELQRQLVEQVEQRKKLEREFQHLKNNFHHQMKRELSYREEMVQQLHIVRAHDALQHFSCKMLTPRHCTGTCSFKPPR, encoded by the exons ATGGAGTCTAATCCTAGTCTGCTACCTGTGACACGGGATTCCAGCTCTTCTCCGCCGAGCTCCAAACAGGACCTCCCAACATTCAACCCCAACCTGAAACCCAACCAGGTCAGCGAGACCGCGCTGTATGGAATACCCATAGTCTGCCTGGTGCTGGACGGCCAGGAGAGACTGTGCCTGGCGCAAATCTCCAACACTCTGCTGAAAAACTACAGCTATAACGAGATCCATAACCGGCGTGTGGCTCTGGGCATCACCTGCGTGCAATGCACCCCGGTCCAGCTGGAGATTCTGAGGCGTGCGGGCGCCATGCCCATCTCCTCGAGGCGCTGCGGGATGATTACAAAGCGCGAGGCCGAGAGGCTTTGTAAATCGTTTCTCGGAGCTCACAACCCTCCAAAATTACCGGAAAACTTCGCGTTTGATGTGTCCCACGAGTGCGCGTGGGGGAGCCGTGGTAACTTTATACCAGCCAGGTACAACAGCTCCCGAGCCAAGTGCATCAAATGCTCTTTCTGTAATATGTATTTTTCTCCCAATAAGTTCATATTTCACTCTCACCGCACACCAGAGTCAAAGTACACCCAGCCAGACGCAGCTAACTTTAACTCCTGGAGGAGGCACCTCAAACTGACTGACAAAGGCTCACCTGACGACGTGGCACATGCATGGGAGGACGTGAAGGCCATGTTCAACGGGGGCAGCCGGAAGAGGACGCTGCCCGTGCACGGTCACGGCTCTGAGCGTTCCTTTCCATTGAAACCACATCAAGGACCTAGCAACCTCTCCCGGAGAGACTCACCGGAGATCCCCCCTAAAATCCTCCGCTGCGAGGACAACCGGGGAGGCATGGGGAGTATGAGTACCTCGTGCAGCTATCCGGTTATCCCGGTGCCCAGTAAGAGCTTCGGTATGTTGCAGAATGTGAAGATTCCTCCGCCGCTTTACCCACATCCCTACGGGTTCCCGGCATTCGGGTTGTTACAGAAAAAGGATGACGGTGCTGTGATGGGAGAAGGGCAGAACAAAGCCCACCTCTCCGGGGTCTTCTCCTGGCCTAGCACCAAGGACAGCGCCTACCACTCTTTCCCCATGTTCTGGCCTACTGCAGGTGGCCTGACCATGCCCCCCTACCCCCAGCCCCAGCACAAACCGCACTCGGAGCTCCTGTGCGCCAGACAGAGTGATCTGGATGCATCCGAGCAGAGTGACAGAAGTAGCAACACTCCGAGGGACAGTCTGATGGACAGTGACCAGTGCTCTAGCACACAGTCCACCCGGAATGAGGACGACAAGTTTGGCGATGAGGCGAGGCTAATGGACTGTATAAGGCCAGTTCTACCACGGAAGATTAGCTACGTATCTGCATTCAGACCCGTCATCAAAGACGCGGAAAGTATAGCCAAACTTTACGGTAACCGGGGGTCGTACAACGGGGCTCGAGCTGGCTACCTGTCACCAGATTTCCTGAGCGAGAGCTCGAGTTACAGGTCCATGTCCCCCGGAAGCGTGGACAGTGTGGGAGAGACGGATGTGGATGTTGAAACCAATAAATCACAAGAGGATGAGGAGTCACTTCCGCACACCATTGAGGTCAGCAAGAGCCCCCTTGTTCCGGTTCTAAACTTGGCACAGGATGCTTCACTAAACTGCCCAGAATCCAAATCGGCGCCAGAGCAGGCGGCTGTGGTCGACTCACAGAGGATGAATCTACCTCTACACGTGGTACTGtctttagacagagagagacaggagaacaagaCCACGTCTTTTGTTGAA ATATATTCACCGGACAGGAGTGATATGCAACAAAGGAGAAGTCCATATGCTTTTGGTTCAGCAACGAATTACCATAAAGATACTGTGGAATCGAAAG ACGACAGTGTCAGTAGAGAGGAGCCGTCTTCGACAATGGAGGAGATTGAAGCGAAGTCTTATAACGGCCAAAGCGGCGAGGAGAGCCCGAGAGTAGCCCCGAATGAGG gcGAGGCAACGCACAATGTTAGCAGAGTATTACAAACTCAGAAAGACATAGAAAAACTGGCAAAAG AGGAATTGCAGAGACAGCTCGTTGAGCAAGTGGAGCAAAGGAAGAAATTGGAACGAGAATTCCAACATttaaaaa ATAATTTCCATCATCAGATGAAAAGGGAGCTGTCTTACAGGGAAGAGATGGTTCAGCAGCTTCATATTGTCAGAG